Below is a window of Ovis aries strain OAR_USU_Benz2616 breed Rambouillet chromosome 20, ARS-UI_Ramb_v3.0, whole genome shotgun sequence DNA.
ATTATTCCATGACATTTGATATTTTCCCCAATTTACATAGCGTGTCTCTTAGAGAAATGTTCAATAATTATTTGTATGTTTGAAGGTGGGCAGTTTTTTGTTTCATAATCAGAATATTTGTTATAACTCATTCCACTTCTAGTAATTCCTAACTGAACAATAAGTTCTCTACCAAAAATATGTGAAGAATTCTAGATTTGTTGATTTGTGACTCCAAACTGAATTTCAGCACAGAAACAATGTTAGTTTAGAATCTCAAATTACGTGTAAGAAATTATTTCATCCCATAGTTGAGGCTGATACTATTTCTGGGTAAAATCAGGCAGTGAGAAATTTAGATTTCTAAATttagatttctaaaaaaaaatacagatttctttttgtttcttatttcttctcaAGCTTGGAAAAGTTGCTAGTAACTCAGTTACCTGAATCTGGGACTAATGCATTATTGTTCCTCACATTTGCTTAACTTCAAAAACTTATCATAAAATGAGATAAACAATTAAGATCAAGGCTAAAGAGGAATGTGAATTTATCTCCCTAAATCCTGCTAATCTTATATCCTGAAGTTTTATCTGAATTTATCCCCATTCTTTGCATGTCCTTTTCTTTCAGAGCTGGGATAGGAAtgctgtgtgcacatgtgtgtgtgtttgctcagtcatgtctgactctttgggatccagTGAGCTGtggcctgctaggttcctctgcccatggaattttccaggcaagaatactggagcgactggcaactggagttgccatttcctactccaggggatcttcccaactcagggatcaaccccatgtcactcatgtctcctgcattagcaggtggattctttaccacttcaccaTTTGGGAAAACCCAGGAATGCTGTCCCATATACCAAATAACAAGCCCCTAACAAAGGAATGATTGTTGAGTCCCAGCCAATCTCCTGTGCTAGAAATCTTGACTTTGGAGGGTGAAAAGGGTAAATGGGATGTGGCTACATGCAATCTCTTATATTTGTGTAGTGCAATTAAAGATTCAGGTACGTAtctgtcattggaaggactgatgttgaagctgaaactccaatactttggctacctgatgcgaagaactgattcatttgaaaagaccctgatgctgggaaagattgaaggcaggaggagaaggggatgacagaggatgagatggttggatggcatcaccaactcaatggacaagaatttgagtaaactctgggagttggtgatggacagggaggcctggcatgctgcagtccatggggtcgcaaagagtcggacacaactgagcaactgaactgaacacatcttTCCTAGAAGTTAGCTTATTATGAATTACTTTACTCTGCTTGTCACATTCCTAGCTAAGAATCTTGAAGACAAATAATTGTATTGAAGAAAGATGAAGTGCTTTAGGAGGAAGAGATTTAGGGGGAAGAGAGTGCCTTAGGGGGAAGACACTGAAGCACGAAAAGGAGGTAGATTAGTTTTGTCCATCATATTTGGGAAATTTTTATAGTCTTGGTGGTTTTAGTCAGAGATGCCATTTGTTCTGTAAACCTATGCTTGATATGGCATGGTTCCTTAGGTGTTGGAAGGTACGACAAATTTCAAGGTACTGTAGGTTCGGCTTCACATTTTGACATGTGATTTACATAGTGATTGGAGTCATGCAGTTTGGTGGTAGTTTGGTTTAACAGTCTTACAGTTAATTATTTGTATCTGATGACTGGATGCTATTAGATGCTTTTAAGCAGTTTTtatgaactatatatataaatcctTTCATCAGAACCACCAACATGTTGAGGTTAATACTCATTCtatttgtagatgaggaaactgcaacTTAGGAGACGGATAACTTTCCCAAGACTACGTATCTACCGAGTGATGGATTTAAAATtaagtgtgtgtctgtctgcatagtcatgtctggctcttggagaccccttggactgtagccctcccagtTCCTGTgaaactcttcaggcaagaatactgaagtgggtagccatttccttctccaggggatcttccccaccatgGATTCAGCCCTggtcatctgcattgcaggcaggtcctttactgtgtgggccaccagggaagcccaatggaccATTAAGCCTGTTTTCACAGTAGTAGATTTTCTTGCTAATCATTTGGTTACTTTGTTTGAACTCTTACAGAAGAGTTGAGTTATAGTCTTGGCTTTGTCTGCCCAGCTAAGGGTCCTCCAATATGCCACCTGAATTCTCTGGACCCCTGTCTTGTCCGTTGAATGAGGTGCTCATCTTGAGCACCAAGATCTTTTTAACGGTCAACTCTTAAAATATCTATACTTTGTGGATTCAGTGTTTGAGCCTAGCTCGCTTACTCACTTTCCTAAATACGTCTTCTATTTGGGGCAAATATATGTACAGTTTTATTACTGCTAATATATCCTTTACCTCTCATGTGAGCTGACTGCTGTAGGTAGTCACTGTACTCATTTACTGCATTTCCCATATACTAGGAAATATACTAAGTGCTCCACTCGTATGATCACAACAGCTCTATAAGGTGGATATTAAAGTTCCCATTTTATAGGGAGAAGGAAGGTTTTGACTTATCCAAGGTCAAACTAGAGTGGTGGAACCAGAATTCGCCTTCTTTGACAACAGCTCTTATGTAACAACGGAACATTAATGACACTGTATGTTTTTCTAATTCTGCTTTAGGCTTAAAGATCATGAACATTGCTTTTTTCAAccggtttttttctttttataagataATGTTCGCTCCTGTCTAATTTAACTATCTGCTCACTTTACCTCTTTACCTTACTATCCGTCCTCTTTACCAACCACGAGGAAGGAGAGTAAGAAGGAGGTTACTGCTTCTGTGTTAAATGCGTCTTTCAAAGTCTACGTTTATAGCCGAGCACAGGAAAAGGAACGGAACCCCCCTGGCTTTGTGCCTCTGCGGCAAACCGTGCCTCTCTCCTTCCGCGTCCTTTCCGAGAATTAGCCTTCCTCCCGTTAACTACATTTCCCAGCGGCCCGCGCGGCCGAGAGCGCGGGCTCGAccagcccttccttccttcctcacctATCAGCCGGTCGCAGCGTGATGACGCAGGCTCGCCGGGCGCTGACGAGTGACGGTGTTCTGGCTCGAGACCGCAGCGGCGGCCTTAGCAGCGGCAATAGACGCAACAGCGGCGACTGCAGGGACGACGGCGGCGACGACGACGacggcggcggcggggcgggcgCTGTGCGCAAAGGGGAGGGGTAGGCGGGCGGCGCCGGCGGCTTCAACTGCGGCAGCTACACGGCTGGGGCGTGCGGAAGAAGAATCTCCATCAGCCGGCGGCCGAGTTAGGCCCGAGCAGCGCCGGGGGCCGCTCGCGTTGTCCTCTGCGGGGGAAATCTCCATAGAGACGGTGACACACACAGAGGCGGGGGTCCGCGGGAGCCTGCGGGACCGGAGAGCCAGCTCCTCGGCCTCTGTGGCCTCCCCGCCCCGCTCCCCCCACCTCGCTGCCGCCAGCGCGCATTCTCTTCTCCGCTTCTGCTCGCCGCTCCGCGGTTCCCGGTGGGCCTGGGCCCCCGCTGTGAGGGCAGCGCGGGCGGACTCTTGGGGGCTGGGGCCGGGTGAGgcgaggcggggggcgggggtcctCTGAGGCCGCCTCTGCCTCTCCCGCCCCGGAGGGGGAAGCCGCGGAGGCTCCGCCATGGCCTCGGGAGCCggaggcagaggagggggcgGTGGCGGCGGCAAGATCCGGACGCGGCGTTGCCACCAGGGCCCGATGAAGCCTTACCAGCAGGGGCGACCGCAGCACCAGGTAAGGGAGCCCCGGCGCTCTGTGTGAGGGGGTCCCTTCGCGGGCCCTcggggcggcgggggggcggggggggcggccCTGGCGCCCCACGTGGAGCGTCGGGGAGGCCCCGGGCGAGGCGGCGGGAGCCGAGGCCGCCGGGGCGGCGACGGGAAGTGGGCTTGAGGCCGGCCAGCCCTGCGGCGCACACGTGTGGCTCGGCCTCCTCTCTCCACCAACCCCCCGCCCCGCACCCTGGCCCTCTCCGCCCCGGGGCTTTCCCCGGGCCTGGGCGCAGGGCGGGAACACAAGTACGAGGCCCACGGTGGGCCTAGaattctgcccccccccccccctttttttggcGGGGATTAGGAGCTTGGAGGAGGGGGGGTGGTTAATTACTCATGTCCctcaagggaaaagggaaaatgctGTGGTTGGgagggccccccacccccacgcctgCAGATTTCTAGTCTCCCGCGTTTCAGCGCGTGCGGGGAGGGGGGCTGCCCCAAGGACTCCTCCGATCCTCACCCCGCCAGGGTACCTACCTGGGGCTTGACGGGGGCGCTGTTACAGGGAAAGTGAAATAACTTATTCTCCATCCTTTAAATTCTCCATCTCCCCGTGGCCCTCCCCGATCTAAGAGCCctggcttatttaattttttcttcaacCGGGATATGGTTAGTGGCACTGGGGCATTTTGAAAGTCCCTCTCCGCACTTACGTCTGTTTTTCCGTCGCGAGACTCTTCCCTCCCCACTTTTGTCCAACCtttcccccccctccccacacacacccgcGCGTTTTATTTTGGAGACTAGAATTGGCCATTATGCACAGTTGACTGGGACTCCAGTTCTGATCTCatgcacaaaatattttaatattgcaATGGGTATTCTAGAAGTTTAGGTACTTTCGACACTACAGGAATGTTGGTGGTCTTGAAATTTAACCACCTTGTGCACTCGTGGGtgtttgaaattataaaaataggaGTTTATCCTCAGATATTTGATTCTGAGAAAGTTAAGTATTTTAAGTTTTGCTTGTTAACGGGGGATTGAGTGGGAAAATGTTGAAAACCTTCTAATAAAAGTCACTTATAAAACTTTTCACTGATAGTAAGGTAGGAAGTAAGTGTGGGCCTTAAACCTATAAAAAGTATAGCAAAAGGGTCTGATAACTTGTTGCATACTATAAAAGGTAGACTTCTAGATTGCTTTATTCCAGATGATGATAAATATTTAACAGTTAAACATGTTTGGTGCTGTTGTTAAATTGTatcattaaaaacagaattttaaaagtaaagatttGGGAGAAGTTTCTTAATAGTGAAATTTCGTAGTTTATAGTATTAGGTAGCTCTCTACTAATGGTTACAAGTCTTGGCTACTATCAACTCCCACCAGTGTTCCCCCAGATAGGCttggttttcaaattttctttgtgAGGAGCAAGATTAGAATTCAGGTCACAAGCCTGGCCCTTTGACCTAACCCTTTTGTTGCGAGGAAGTTTGACACAtgtgctttctgttttttctgaaaaaatagtGCTTTCCTTAGGAGAAAGTTActacataaaaaatgaaatgtaaatacaGATCATAGGATGGTCTGGACAGAGTTTAGAAAGGAGCTCGTATATTCCAGGTGGCGAAAGCCAAAGTCAcaccttatttttaaatatacttggATAAAAACCTAATTTGAGGGAGATGATGCCTTAACAGCATAACACTTGTGATCCAAATTGTCTTAGAGCTGATATGATTTCAGACTgtgcagttttattttaaagtttggtAGTTTATCATTTCCCCCTGTTTAAAGTATTCAGCTTTTTGCCACAGCCATTTAATTGAAAAAGTACATTTGTAGCTTTTGAATTGAGATTAAAGGTGTTTGGAAGTTTCTTAATCAACTCTGCAGGTATTATTAGTATTGGCTAATACGGTTGGATAGCATgactcaccaactcaatggacttgagtttgagcaaactccgggaggtagtgaagaacaggggagcctggcgtgctgcagtccatggggttgcagagttg
It encodes the following:
- the LOC121817444 gene encoding uncharacterized protein LOC121817444 → MAEPPRLPPPGRERQRRPQRTPAPRLASPGPSPQESARAALTAGAQAHREPRSGEQKRRRECALAAARWGERGGEATEAEELALRSRRLPRTPASVCVTVSMEISPAEDNASGPRRCSGLTRPPADGDSSSARPSRVAAAVEAAGAARLPLPFAHSARPAAAVVVVAAVVPAVAAVASIAAAKAAAAVSSQNTVTRQRPASLRHHAATG